The Sulfuricystis thermophila genome segment CACGTGTTTTTATCGTGACCATCATCGATTTCTGATGATCTCCTCGTGCCAGAGGCGCAGCAGCTCGACATTGACGAAAGTCTTGCCATGCATGTCGCCGCGCCGTACCTCGCAAGGCTTGTCGGGTTCGCCCAGGTCGGAGAGCACTGCGAAAGCCCCCGTGAAATCGTGATCGAGGGTGTATTCGCTCTCGGTCACGAGGGTCGGCAGGCCTGCGGCGAGTGCCGCTTTCAGCCCGTTGGCGGAATCCTCGAAGGCGAGACAGGCGGCAGGCGACAGCTTCATCTTTTCGAGCACCCAAAGGTAGATGTCGGGCGCCGGCTTTTTCTTCGGCACCACGTCGCCGGCGCCGATCACCTCGAACCAGGACTCGGCCTCTGGTGCAAGACTGGCCTTGAGCAGACTCGTGACGTTCTCGGGCGTCGTCGTCGTGGCGATCGCCAGCCGTAACCCCGCCGCGCGCGCTTCGCGCATCAAGCGCGCCACGCCCGGCTGAAGCGGAATGCCGCCTTGGTCGATCAGTTCCAGGTAGTGCCTCGTCTTGGCGGCATGCAGCGCCTTGATCCGTTCATCGGCATCGGCCCGCTCCAAAAATTCCGGATAGTGCTTCTCGCAGAAGAAGCGGATACGTTCCTTGCCACCCGTGACCGCGAGCAGTTCGCCATAGAGCGCGGCATCCCAGTGCCAGGGCAGACCGGCCTCCGCAAACGCGGCATTGAAAGCCAGACGATGGCCGTCGCGCTCGGTATCGGCCAGCGTGCCATCGACATCGAAGATCAGGGCTTGCAGTGTTTCCATGACGGCGAAAGATAGCCATCAATGACCATAAGCAACAGTCACGATTTCTTATCTGGATGATAAGATCGAAATGAGACAAAATCGGCACTGAAACCGCGAACAGCGGAGGGGAGCCCGCCGTGGGCGGGGGCGTAGCGCCCGTGAGCGGTGCCAAGAGGCACCCGTGGCAGCCTGGAGTGGATGAAATGAAGCACGTCACCTTGCGTCAGCTCAGGGTCTTCGAGTCCGTCGCGCGTCATCTGTCGTTCTCACGCGCGGCGGAAGAACTGCATCTGACTCAACCGGCCGTGTCGATGCAGGTCAAGCAGCTCGAAGAGCTGGCAGGACTGCCGCTCACCGAAATGATCGGCAAGAAGGTCTATCTCACCCAGGCGGGGGAAGAAGTCGCGCGTCATGCCCGGCGCATCGCCCAGCAATTGCGTGAGGCCGAAGAAGCGCTCGATGCCTTGAAAGGCGTCAAGGGCGGCCGTCTGTCGATCGGCGTCGTCAGCACTGCGAAGTATTTCGCACCGCGCCTCTTGGCCGAGTTCCGCCGTCGTCATGACGGCATCGTGCTGGATCTGCGCGTCGGCAATCGCGAGACGGTGGTGCATCAACTCGCCGACAACGAGATCGATCTGGCGATCATGGGCCAACCGCCGCAGGAATTCCCCACCGTCGCCGAACCTTTCGCCGATCACCCGCTGGTCATCGTCGCCTCCCCTGATCACCGGCTGGCACGGCTCGCCCGCGTGACACCGGCAGACCTTGCCGCAGAGACCTTCCTGATCCGCGAGCCCGGCTCCGGAACCCGCGCGACGATGGAACGCTTCTTTGCCGATGCCGGCATCGCACCGCGCCAGCTCCTCGAACTCGCCGGCAACAACGAAACGATCAAACAGGCCGTGATGGCCGGCCTGGGACTAGCCTTCATCTCCGGGCACAGCGTCGCGCTCGAATGCGAGGTCGGCCGGCTGGTCCAGCTGCCGGTCGCCGGCACGCCGGTGATGCGCCGCTGGTTCGTCGTGCAGCGCGCCGAGAAGGAGCTGCTCCCGCTCGCCGCAGCCTTCCGCGCCTTCCTGCTCACCGAGGCGCCGGCGCTGATGGGCGCGAAAACCGCGCACTGAAAATCGGCGCTGGATAGAGGGCACTTATTTTCTTGGCGGCGCCTTCCACAGCGTGACGGTCACGCCCAGTTTGCCGACGAAGGCTTTGGCGTAGTAGCCATCGAGCCGCAATCGCGGTCCGCCCTCGGGCAGCGCGGAGAGGACGATGTCGGTCAGTTGTGCATCGGTGAGCTGTGTTGTCCCTTCGGCATGCCAGAGTTTGATGTGGCCGCAGGCGTCGCGGTCGACGAGCAGCGCCCGGTCTTTCACTGCGGCCGGCAGCCGGATCAGCACGCCTTCCGGCAGTTCATAGGCGCGCGCCGGGCCGAACTCGGTTGGCCGCTCCGGCCCGCCTTCCGGCGTCGCGCTCGCCATCAGCTCGAGGGCCGTGTCGTCGTCGAGCCGGCTTTCCCCTTCGCCATGCCAGACGACGAAGCCCTGCGGGCCCTGCTGGATCAGCAGGACATTGTCTTCGGCATGGGCAAGCCATGCACAGCAAAGCGCCAGCGCGGCGAGCAGGAGGCGCTTCATGCGGCTTTCCACTTGATCGAGCAGCCGATGCTCGGAATCTGCTCGCGCGGGCCCTGGCCGGTCTGGGCGATCTGCTTCATCGCCTCGAACAAATCGCGGCGTACGCCTTCCGGTGCGGTCTCCTTGCGCGACTCATCGAGCCGGCCGCGGTATTGCAGTTCGAGATTCGCATTGAAACCGAAGAAGTCGGGCGTGCACACCGCGCCGTAGGCCTTGGCGACTTCCTGTGTTTCATCGAGCACATAGGGAAAGGGAAACTGCTTCTCGCGCGCGATCCTCACCATGTTGTCCCAGGAATCCTCGGGGTAGTCGCTGGGGTCGTTGGACATGATGGCGATCGAACCGATGCCGTAGTGCTTCAGCTCCTGCGTGTCGCGCACGATGCGGTCGATCACTGCTTTCACATACGGGCAGTGGTTGCAGATGAACATCACCAGCAGTCCATTCGGCCCGCGCACTGTATCGAGGGTGTAGCGCCGGCCATCGACGCCGGGCAGATCGAAATCGACGGCCTTCCAGCCGAAATCACAGACAGGGGTTGGGGTGCTGACCATTTTTTCTCTCCTTCAGTGGTTGGTTTTCGCTGTTTCCAGTGCCATGCGCAGGGCGATGCCGCGTGCCGAGACTTCTTCCGCCTTCGCCTTTTCCGCGGCGGCGACGGTGAGGCGCGACGCCGGCACACCCGCGGATTCGAGCAGCACGCGCAGTGTATTGCTGCGTTGCTGGGCGAGCTCCTGCAAGCGGGCATCCGGAATCTCCTCGCGCTCGCGCAGGCGCTCGAACAGCACGGCGTAGAAATCGGCGCCTTTCAGGCGTCCGATCTCATCCTCGCTCAGGGTCTTCTTCTCGCGCAGCAGACCGGAAAGCCTCGAGATGAACTTGCCGGCGACGCTCTCCTCGAGCTGGCCGGGATTGGCCTTGCGGAAACCCTCCTTCAGCGCGGCGAGATCGGCGGCGCCGAAACGTTCCTTGTAGAGCGCTTCGAGCGCCTCGCGGATTTTCGGCTGCTGGGTCGAGATTGGACCGGGATCGCCGGTCTCCGGCACGGACTGGCCGGAGCGCGCCAGCACGGTGCGACGCAGGCGCACATCCTGCAACGCGGTGCGGTCGGCATCGGCATACACGCCGGTCAGCATGAGCGAGAGCTTCGGCCGTTTGCCCAGCGCCGTCGCCAGTTTCATCGCCTTTTCGCGCTCGGGGGGCGTAAGTTCCAAAGCGCCCGGCTCGAAAGTGATTTCCTCGAGCTGCTCGCCACTGCCGAACAGCGCGCCGAGCGCACGGAACGGCGCCGTGACGATCTTGGTGATCACGTTGGTGATCGCCTTCCAGATCAGCGCGCCATAGCTGAATTGCGGATCGTCGAGACTGCCGGACACCGGCAGGCCCAGATCGATGCGGCCATCGGCATCCTGCAGCAGGGCGATCGCCAGATCGAGCGGCAGATCCTTCGCCGTCGGGCTCTCGACGCGTTCGCCGAGAGTGAGCCGATCCATGATCACCTGGTTGTCGCCGGTGAGCTGACGCTGTTTGATCCTGTATTCGAGGTCGAGCGAGAGCTTGCCGGAATCGATCTTGCGCCCGGCGAACGTCGCCATGTAGGGGGTGAGCCGCGTCATTTCGATGTTGCGGAACTGCACGCGCATGTCGAGGCCATTGGTCGGGTTGCCGAGCTCGACCTGGCCCGCGGCGCGCGCCATGCCATATTCATCGACGGCGCCTTCCAGCTCGATCTGCCCCACCGCGCCGGGCCGGTTCGAGAGGCCGGCAATGCTGCCCCGCAAGTCATGGATGCGCGTGGCGAAGGGCAGGATCAGCGATTCGTCGGCGAAATCCATCTCGCCCTTGATGAAGCGCAGCCGGTCGATATTCACCGTGAAAGTCGGCGCTGGCGGAGCGGCACTCGGTGGGCTCTGCGCCGCGGCGGGCTTCTCTTCGCTTTGCGCTTTCAGCACCCGTTTCACGTTAATGTTCTTTTCCTTGTCGATCAGCAGCTGGGTATCGAGGCCAGCGAGCGTCAGCTCACCGAGATCGAGCCGGTTCGGTGCAAAGGAAAAGCGCCGCGTGGCCAGGCTCTTCCAGGCCAGCAGCGGCTTGCTGCTGCCCGGTTCGCTCAGGCGCAGGTCCTTGAGCGCGAACTCGCCTTTCACGTTCGGGCCCTTGTCGTCGTAGAGCGCCCGGCCGAGCAGCGACAGCTTGCCATCGGCCAAGGTCAAC includes the following:
- a CDS encoding DUF748 domain-containing protein, which translates into the protein MKLSWSVLKKIALALGVFVIVTLLFLWQALPRLLHWQAEKFIAEKTGHRLVMEPPEFNPFELSLRLGKLQLVDPSGQPLLAFDGLLVDISAASLTQRALVFDAIRLDAPAATLVELPEGRLNWTPLLDALKSKEESPEAKKGLPRLSIRSFVLTAGRLDYADRRRTAAGFSTRIEPLDLELKELSTLPDQEGQYRLTARTALGAQIELAGKIDLDPLRVAGTLSLADLQLAKLAPYLQNALPVPPEGVLALSAEVVAGNDGKRFDAAVDHLQAKVIGLRIALKDAAGPVASVEAIELEDGRFRLADQQLGIAAVSVGNGRLALPGVDPSPRFAALHAEDIQVRLAERRASVGGVRLEGGRVELQRDRAGRIELVEALKALGAGKRPADKAAASVSEAAPLWRYQVGKVEVADLGLRLVDASVQPAFELVLEHVAAETTGLSEDMSAPLPVKLSFDFASGGRFEAQGRVVPAAAAADVEFRLADLALKPAQPFLAAKTTLTLADGKLSLLGRALYDDKGPNVKGEFALKDLRLSEPGSSKPLLAWKSLATRRFSFAPNRLDLGELTLAGLDTQLLIDKEKNINVKRVLKAQSEEKPAAAQSPPSAAPPAPTFTVNIDRLRFIKGEMDFADESLILPFATRIHDLRGSIAGLSNRPGAVGQIELEGAVDEYGMARAAGQVELGNPTNGLDMRVQFRNIEMTRLTPYMATFAGRKIDSGKLSLDLEYRIKQRQLTGDNQVIMDRLTLGERVESPTAKDLPLDLAIALLQDADGRIDLGLPVSGSLDDPQFSYGALIWKAITNVITKIVTAPFRALGALFGSGEQLEEITFEPGALELTPPEREKAMKLATALGKRPKLSLMLTGVYADADRTALQDVRLRRTVLARSGQSVPETGDPGPISTQQPKIREALEALYKERFGAADLAALKEGFRKANPGQLEESVAGKFISRLSGLLREKKTLSEDEIGRLKGADFYAVLFERLREREEIPDARLQELAQQRSNTLRVLLESAGVPASRLTVAAAEKAKAEEVSARGIALRMALETAKTNH
- a CDS encoding LysR family transcriptional regulator, with translation MKHVTLRQLRVFESVARHLSFSRAAEELHLTQPAVSMQVKQLEELAGLPLTEMIGKKVYLTQAGEEVARHARRIAQQLREAEEALDALKGVKGGRLSIGVVSTAKYFAPRLLAEFRRRHDGIVLDLRVGNRETVVHQLADNEIDLAIMGQPPQEFPTVAEPFADHPLVIVASPDHRLARLARVTPADLAAETFLIREPGSGTRATMERFFADAGIAPRQLLELAGNNETIKQAVMAGLGLAFISGHSVALECEVGRLVQLPVAGTPVMRRWFVVQRAEKELLPLAAAFRAFLLTEAPALMGAKTAH
- a CDS encoding thioredoxin family protein, with translation MVSTPTPVCDFGWKAVDFDLPGVDGRRYTLDTVRGPNGLLVMFICNHCPYVKAVIDRIVRDTQELKHYGIGSIAIMSNDPSDYPEDSWDNMVRIAREKQFPFPYVLDETQEVAKAYGAVCTPDFFGFNANLELQYRGRLDESRKETAPEGVRRDLFEAMKQIAQTGQGPREQIPSIGCSIKWKAA
- a CDS encoding HAD family hydrolase, with product METLQALIFDVDGTLADTERDGHRLAFNAAFAEAGLPWHWDAALYGELLAVTGGKERIRFFCEKHYPEFLERADADERIKALHAAKTRHYLELIDQGGIPLQPGVARLMREARAAGLRLAIATTTTPENVTSLLKASLAPEAESWFEVIGAGDVVPKKKPAPDIYLWVLEKMKLSPAACLAFEDSANGLKAALAAGLPTLVTESEYTLDHDFTGAFAVLSDLGEPDKPCEVRRGDMHGKTFVNVELLRLWHEEIIRNR